The DNA segment ATGCAGACCATGATCGCTGCCTGACAGAGCCTCTGCGGGATCGCCGCCGCCCCGGCGTACGGTCAGGGCGATGCGTGCGCCGTCGTCCAGCGTGAATTCGCCCATCGCCAGCAGGTACTCGGCCAGCACCCCTGCGGTGTACACGTCTTCCAGACCCACCCGCCCATCCGTTCCGGCGCAGACGATGCTGACCCCTTCAGAGGCCAGGGCGCGGGCGCGGCGGGCGGCGGCGTGGGCATTGGTCAGGGCGGCCAGCAGCACATGTTTGCCACTCCGGGCAGCAATGTGGGCGGCCCCGGTGCCATTGGTGGTGTTCATGACCACCGTCTTGCCCGCAAAGTTTTGCGCCCCTGCCTCTGCCGGACTGTTGCCGAAATCAAAGCCGGGGATGGGTAGACCACCGCGTTCCCCAGCCAGCAGCAGGTTTTCCCGCGTGCCGCGCAGGGCCAGGGCCACTTCCGGCGTACTGGTCAGCAGCAGCGCCTGTGCGCCGCGTTCCAGGTAAGCGACGGCGGTGGTGGTGGCGCGCAACGCATCGATCACCAGCACCACGTCCGGATAATTCCCGTATGGCAGCAGATCGACGCGCAGTTTCATGCGGGGCAGCTCTTCACTTCAGGGCTTCCCGCAGGCGTTCCAGCCCGGCCTTTGCGCCCCCTGGCCCATAGACCGCACTCCCAGCCACTAGCACCGTGGCCCCGGCACTGACCACCGCGCGGGCGTTGGTGCTGGACACGCCGCCGTCCACCTGCAACTCGGCGTCGCTTCCCATCTCATCCAGCCAGCGGCGCAACGTGCGAATCCGCTCCAGGCTGGCCGGAATGAATTTCTGGCCGCCAAAGCCGGGATTGACGCTCATGACCAGCACCAGATCCACGTCGCCCAGCAAGGGTCGCACAGCCTCCAACGGGGTGCCGGGGTTGAGGGTCACGCCCGCCCGCTTACCCAGCTCCCGGATCTGCTGCACGGCGCGGTGAACATGCGGCGTGGACTCGACATGCACGGTCATGCTGTCGGCCCCGGCAGCGGCGAAGTCCTTCAGGTAACGTTCGGGGCGCTCGATCATCAGGTGAACGTCCAGCGGCAGGTTGCTGGCCCGCCGCGCCGCTGCCAGGATGGGCAACCCGAAACTGATGTTGGGCACGAACATCCCGTCCATCACGTCCACATGTGCCCAGTCGGCCCCGGCGATGGCCCCCATTTCATCGGCCAGATGCGCGAAGTCGCACGACAGGATACTGGGGGCCAGCTTAACGGGGCGGGGGGTCTCGACTTCAGCACTCACGCCGGGCAGTTTACGACATGGCTCACAAATCCGGGCGCGGCTCAAACGGACAGGAGACGGAGAGGCGGTCAATCCCGAAGCGCAGCGCGGCAGTCTGCCTGCTACCCTCCCCCTATGCCTCCTTTGCTCCCCTCTGTGACGCCGGACTGGGCCTACGAGCGAGAACACTGGCGGCGCGGGTATTTCCGGGTGGCGGGTGTGGACGAGGCCGGGCGCGGGGCCTGGGCCGGGCCAGTCACCGTGGCGGCGGTGATTCTGCCCGGTCTGGCGCTGGACTATCCGTTCCGCGACAGCAAGCAACTGACCGCGCCGCAACGCGAGGAATACGCCGCAGAGGTCCGCCGTGTGGCCCTGGCCTACGCCGTGGAACACGCCTGGCCCGACGAGATTGACGAACTGAACATCCTGGGCGCGACGCACGCGGCGGCGTTGAGGGCGCTGGAAAGACTCAGTCCGCCCCCGCAGGCGCTGGTCACGGATTACCTGAAACTCCGCGTCAGAATTCCCATCAGTGCCCCGCCCAAAGCTGACGCCCTGAGCTACAGCGTGGCCGCCGCCAGCCTGCTGGCGAAAACAGAGCGTGACGCCGTGATGCGCGAACTGGACTGCCAGCATCCGTGCTACGGTTTTGCCACCCACAAGGGCTACGGCGCACCGGCCCACCGCGCCGCGCTGGAGCAACTGGGCGTGAGCGCGGCGCACCGCCGGACCTTTGCTCCCATCCGGCGACTGCTGGAAGACGGCGAGGGCGGTCTGTTTCCAGTTCAGCCCTGACCTGTCACGCATTTCCCAGCTTCCTCATGTGTGGCCCGTATCCTGCGGACATGTTGAAACGCGCTGTCTTACCGCTGGCCCTGGGTCTGCCTCTGCTGCTGGGAGCGTGTGGGCCAGTCGCCTCGCTGCTCTCCTCTACCGACGGCGACAAGGGACCGCTGCAATTCGGGCCGCTGGCCGTGGGGCAGACCTGGACCCTCAGCGGCGTGGTGGACAGCCGCAACGTGGTCACCACCGTCAAGATTCCCGATCTGGTGAACGTGCAGGGCAAATTCGCCTCCTTCAGCGCGCGGGACGAGTACAGCGGTTTCAACGACAACCGCGCCGGGTTTGCCGTGGCCACCTACGACCCGGACCGCCGCAACGCCGAGTTCCGCTGGGTGGGCGACGCCGGGGCGACCAGCTTCGACAAGGTGGTCTACACCTGCAAGCTCGACAATCTGGCAGGCAACCCGCTGATCGGCACGCTGACCTACACGCGCAACGGCCAGACGGTGGCGAACGGCACCTGCGAGGCCAACCTTAGCAGCCAGTCCTAGTCGCCCCGACTCCACACGAAAGCCTCTGACCATGCCTCCCCGCGCCGGATAAATGGCATGGGCAGGCCCACCACGCGCCCGCCTCCCTTGATGGCGGCGCGTACCAGCAGACGTGGA comes from the Deinococcus sp. AJ005 genome and includes:
- a CDS encoding 2-phosphosulfolactate phosphatase, translating into MKLRVDLLPYGNYPDVVLVIDALRATTTAVAYLERGAQALLLTSTPEVALALRGTRENLLLAGERGGLPIPGFDFGNSPAEAGAQNFAGKTVVMNTTNGTGAAHIAARSGKHVLLAALTNAHAAARRARALASEGVSIVCAGTDGRVGLEDVYTAGVLAEYLLAMGEFTLDDGARIALTVRRGGGDPAEALSGSDHGLHLAALGLGEDVRLAAGLSTSTVVPTLERGENVPQGTLRFVAG
- the rpe gene encoding ribulose-phosphate 3-epimerase: MGAIAGADWAHVDVMDGMFVPNISFGLPILAAARRASNLPLDVHLMIERPERYLKDFAAAGADSMTVHVESTPHVHRAVQQIRELGKRAGVTLNPGTPLEAVRPLLGDVDLVLVMSVNPGFGGQKFIPASLERIRTLRRWLDEMGSDAELQVDGGVSSTNARAVVSAGATVLVAGSAVYGPGGAKAGLERLREALK
- a CDS encoding ribonuclease HII, with the protein product MPPLLPSVTPDWAYEREHWRRGYFRVAGVDEAGRGAWAGPVTVAAVILPGLALDYPFRDSKQLTAPQREEYAAEVRRVALAYAVEHAWPDEIDELNILGATHAAALRALERLSPPPQALVTDYLKLRVRIPISAPPKADALSYSVAAASLLAKTERDAVMRELDCQHPCYGFATHKGYGAPAHRAALEQLGVSAAHRRTFAPIRRLLEDGEGGLFPVQP